Proteins encoded by one window of Candidatus Hydrogenedentota bacterium:
- a CDS encoding DUF2293 domain-containing protein has product MSRAKTGDPSEETAKGAAELVVFSIVNPSKCSECGEELDRGSFLRIEKEKPLCMACADLDRLVYLPRGNVALTRRARKYSPLSAVVVRFSRSRGRYERQGVLVEPEALARAEQECLGDEAQRLAARERAAVLREKADAKYVAAFADQIAARYPGCPRGEAETIAEHACEKYSGRVGRSAAAKEFDPAMIDLAVKAHVRHVHTKYDRLLAKGWDRSDARAEVASDVLAVLLRWEGADT; this is encoded by the coding sequence ATGAGCCGCGCAAAGACAGGCGACCCGTCCGAAGAGACCGCGAAAGGCGCTGCGGAACTTGTCGTCTTCTCGATCGTGAATCCGTCGAAGTGTTCGGAATGCGGGGAGGAACTGGACCGCGGGTCGTTCCTTCGCATCGAGAAGGAAAAACCGCTGTGCATGGCCTGCGCGGACCTGGATCGGTTGGTGTATCTGCCGCGCGGGAACGTCGCGCTGACGCGCCGTGCGCGAAAGTATTCTCCGCTGTCCGCGGTGGTGGTGCGGTTCAGCCGGTCGCGCGGGCGTTATGAACGCCAAGGCGTGCTCGTCGAACCGGAAGCGTTGGCGCGCGCGGAACAGGAGTGCCTCGGCGACGAAGCGCAACGGCTCGCGGCGCGTGAACGGGCCGCCGTCCTGCGCGAGAAAGCGGACGCCAAGTATGTGGCGGCGTTCGCCGATCAAATCGCAGCGAGGTATCCCGGATGTCCGCGCGGCGAAGCGGAAACTATTGCCGAACACGCCTGCGAGAAGTACAGCGGACGGGTCGGGCGTTCGGCCGCCGCGAAAGAGTTTGACCCCGCCATGATCGACCTTGCCGTAAAGGCGCATGTCCGCCACGTCCACACGAAGTATGACCGGCTCCTCGCAAAGGGATGGGACCGGAGCGACGCGCGGGCCGAAGTGGCCAGTGACGTATTGGCGGTGCTGTTGCGGTGGGAGGGCGCGGACACGTAG
- a CDS encoding class I SAM-dependent methyltransferase produces MLRSCREPIARVVAVTLAVCFAVWADEPAPRKPAPVMTFHGAEWLERPEREQEEMPDEVIRTMGLKPGDIVADIGCGTGYFSRRMAKAVAPNGKVYANDIQPEFLEMVKANCAKEGVTNVETVLGAEDDPKLPKAAIDWILLTDVYHEFQQPEPMLARMLECLKPDGKVALIEYRLLGDTAKHIKEEHRMSVRQVLAEWNEAGFELVDLLEFLPSQHFFIFQRDPDRVAHTE; encoded by the coding sequence ATGCTGCGTTCTTGCCGTGAACCAATCGCCCGCGTTGTTGCGGTGACGCTTGCGGTCTGCTTCGCTGTCTGGGCGGACGAACCGGCCCCGCGCAAACCGGCGCCGGTGATGACCTTCCACGGGGCGGAGTGGCTCGAGCGGCCCGAGCGCGAACAGGAAGAAATGCCGGACGAGGTCATCAGGACGATGGGCCTAAAGCCGGGCGATATCGTCGCGGATATCGGCTGCGGCACGGGCTACTTCTCGCGGCGCATGGCGAAGGCGGTCGCGCCAAACGGGAAGGTCTACGCGAACGACATCCAGCCCGAATTCCTTGAAATGGTTAAAGCCAATTGCGCGAAGGAAGGCGTGACGAACGTCGAGACCGTTCTGGGTGCGGAAGACGATCCGAAGTTGCCCAAGGCGGCGATTGACTGGATTCTGCTGACGGACGTCTACCACGAGTTCCAACAGCCGGAACCGATGTTGGCGCGGATGCTCGAATGCCTGAAGCCGGACGGTAAGGTCGCTCTCATCGAATACCGGTTGTTGGGCGATACCGCAAAGCACATCAAGGAAGAGCACCGCATGTCGGTGAGGCAGGTTCTCGCAGAGTGGAATGAAGCGGGGTTCGAGTTGGTTGACCTGCTCGAGTTCCTGCCGTCGCAGCATTTCTTCATTTTTCAGCGGGACCCGGACAGGGTTGCGCATACCGAATAG